In Candidatus Krumholzibacteriia bacterium, one genomic interval encodes:
- a CDS encoding dimethylargininase, with protein MSRIAITRQVSRSIVHCELTHLAREPIDYARAVEQHEAYEAALVQLGCEIVRAPAAHDLPDAVFVEDVALVMDEVAVMTRPGAESRRAELPGVEPLLARYRDVVRIEAPGTLDGGDVLLVGRRFFVGRSSRTNDAGIVHLRALVSEHGYSVDAVDVRGCLHLKSAVTAVGESTLLGNGTWVDRGAFGDVAWIDVDPAEPHAANALWVGDGVIYPRAYSRTAALVRTHLDSKGMLLRLVDASELAKAEGGVTCCSLILTSG; from the coding sequence ATGTCCCGCATTGCCATAACCCGTCAAGTCAGCAGGAGTATTGTTCATTGCGAGCTCACCCACCTCGCCCGTGAGCCCATCGACTACGCGCGCGCCGTCGAACAGCACGAGGCCTACGAAGCCGCGCTCGTACAACTGGGCTGCGAGATCGTGCGCGCACCCGCGGCGCACGACCTGCCCGACGCCGTATTCGTGGAAGACGTGGCCCTGGTGATGGACGAGGTGGCCGTCATGACCCGCCCGGGCGCGGAGTCGCGCCGCGCCGAGTTGCCGGGGGTGGAACCGCTGCTCGCGCGCTACCGCGACGTGGTGCGCATCGAAGCCCCGGGCACACTGGATGGGGGCGACGTTCTACTTGTGGGCAGGCGGTTCTTTGTGGGGCGGTCGAGCCGGACCAATGATGCGGGAATCGTGCACCTGCGCGCTCTGGTCTCAGAGCACGGCTATTCGGTGGATGCGGTGGACGTGCGCGGCTGTCTGCACCTGAAGTCCGCGGTAACGGCGGTGGGGGAGAGCACGCTCCTGGGAAACGGCACGTGGGTGGACCGGGGTGCGTTTGGCGATGTCGCGTGGATCGATGTGGATCCCGCGGAACCACATGCGGCGAATGCGCTATGGGTTGGCGACGGCGTCATCTATCCGCGCGCATATTCACGCACGGCAGCTCTCGTGCGGACGCACCTCGATTCAAAGGGAATGTTGCTCCGTCTGGTCGACGCCTCGGAGCTGGCCAAGGCCGAGGGCGGCGTGACGTGCTGCAGTCTGATCCTCACGAGCGGGTGA
- a CDS encoding STAS domain-containing protein, with protein sequence MLKLKRRDIDEVVVVEMSGNLMGGPGHDRDDFHAFIKASLEEDKRLFVIDLGKVAWANSLGVGMLIGALASVRSAEGEMVLARLADRMKSIFITTQLTRIFQTFDSTDEAIQYLKQSKAAGAQ encoded by the coding sequence TTGCTGAAGCTGAAGCGAAGAGATATTGACGAAGTTGTAGTCGTGGAGATGTCGGGGAATCTCATGGGCGGACCCGGCCACGATCGGGACGATTTTCACGCCTTTATCAAGGCGTCGCTGGAAGAAGACAAGAGGCTCTTTGTCATCGACCTGGGCAAGGTTGCCTGGGCCAACAGCCTCGGCGTCGGGATGCTGATTGGCGCGCTCGCGAGCGTCAGAAGCGCCGAAGGAGAAATGGTGCTCGCCCGTCTGGCTGACAGAATGAAGAGTATCTTCATCACCACGCAACTGACCCGTATCTTCCAGACATTCGATAGCACCGATGAGGCCATCCAGTATTTGAAGCAGAGCAAGGCCGCCGGAGCCCAGTAA
- a CDS encoding response regulator: MLEGRLRGISRLKRGGGSGICAAVLLLLCPAMASSSPVGNGPQNESIFSSAYQPTIDKLTVNDGLPENSVRAIAQDRGGFMWFGTQNGLARYDGYEMTVFLPSPDDSTALGDRTIESIMEDQAGYIWIGTFLNGLWRFDPATETFRGYSFRRDGSAGGGHVRDVAEDSDRRLWVALDNGLAVLAPETGVISWIWPQDGSEDGTAVVFSSLGVDPRGNVWVGTESNGIAVVERGSAQARFFDTTRPGTELLHQTIIRDIFLSPDGALWVASDLGLSLWSPTTDTFVPFVPQPDTGGARELRMLSIAAAPDGVLWIGSVARIYAFDPVARRFRSFAYDPERLPTLANGPFLAMYCDRSGLIWAGSWLAGINKIDPAGVGFRVRRHDPSDSGSLPYDQVEAVYRDREGTVLVSTGRYGRDSDVGALSRAATIDAPFRAVEEHAGRAFGVVRSFHRDDDGVVWVGTSRGVWYLRDGAPVPARIESGPVADKLGHANVRSMASQGEDLWVGTTNHGLFRLNKRTGQLTNFANDPSDTTSLSQQAVVVVHVDPRGRVWAGTDARGLNLFDEGTQTFTRFFDPRLGLDSIVDIHDAEGGDLWLGTFAGLLRFNAKNGVVQSVGINNGLPNDLVVSILEDDAGRLWLATGKGIACYMPGVGVVKTYEERDGLPGNDAQFASFRAGDGTLLFGGAGGLTSFRPSDIRDSGFVPPVVLTSMTVSDRPMGIGGASPLSAALHMTENIRLDHNQNDLSISFAALDYGRPERNRYRFRLDDYDNDWRTPGPRRTATYTNLTPGNYVFRVQGSNRDGVWNEAGTSLRIRIAPPWWQTNWANALYFLLGVGVLSVVYRQIMHRARMRTALAVERAEAEHFHELDRVKSRFLANISHEFRTPLTLIETPLQRLATDPGSGDSRLFETMARNARRLGQLIDQLLDLSRLEAGRLPVKWQRGDYLAFLRALVMSFDSFAGTRGVRMETNIPVEAGDGWFDADIVEKIVTNLMSNAFKFTPEGGTVLIGVSVSPETVLTRVPRMGRSSVEGSRHGNARRVQITVSNTGSYIPPAERKRIFNRFHEVSPSGGTGIGLSLVKELVDWMYGDVSVDSDPQSGTRFQVVLPVFTEAPVAELAEAEGMLAGAGESLTYEPADTDGAEGGEEETVEDAPMILVVEDHLDLRSYLRHELSPDFRVLEAENGRAGFEKAVAEIPDLVLSDVMMPETDGFELCEKLKEDERTSHIPVILLTARVEAESRKKGLRTGADDYIAKPFNAEELKLRANNLIEQRRKLAERFARTVAILAPNAMPVTSADERFLVRTREVIEAHLDDTDFRVEHLCEEVAMSRAQLHRKLKALTGKSTSEFVRTHRIQRAAQLLKGGYGNVTEVALAVGFQNLSYFSKSFRAQYGVLPSDYPQRRR; the protein is encoded by the coding sequence ATGCTCGAAGGGCGTCTCCGCGGGATCTCGAGGCTCAAGCGAGGCGGCGGCAGCGGCATCTGCGCCGCCGTGCTGCTGCTTCTGTGCCCCGCGATGGCGTCTTCGTCTCCGGTCGGTAACGGCCCGCAAAACGAGTCCATCTTCTCCAGTGCCTACCAGCCCACCATTGACAAGCTCACCGTCAATGACGGGCTACCGGAGAACTCCGTCCGCGCAATCGCACAGGATCGCGGCGGCTTCATGTGGTTCGGAACGCAGAACGGCCTGGCGCGATACGACGGCTACGAGATGACGGTGTTTCTGCCGTCGCCCGACGACAGCACGGCACTCGGGGATCGGACCATTGAGTCCATCATGGAGGATCAAGCCGGCTACATCTGGATTGGCACCTTTCTCAATGGATTGTGGCGCTTCGATCCCGCAACCGAAACCTTCCGGGGGTATTCCTTCCGGCGCGATGGCAGCGCGGGCGGAGGCCACGTTCGCGATGTGGCCGAGGATTCCGACCGACGATTGTGGGTTGCACTCGACAACGGCCTTGCGGTGCTGGCCCCCGAGACCGGAGTAATCTCCTGGATCTGGCCACAGGACGGCTCCGAGGATGGCACCGCGGTCGTCTTTTCATCGCTCGGGGTCGACCCGCGCGGAAACGTGTGGGTGGGGACTGAGTCGAACGGCATCGCTGTCGTGGAGCGCGGGTCCGCGCAGGCACGTTTTTTCGATACCACCCGTCCCGGTACCGAACTGCTCCACCAGACCATCATCCGGGATATATTTCTGTCGCCGGACGGTGCGCTGTGGGTGGCTTCGGATCTGGGGCTGTCATTGTGGAGCCCAACCACGGATACATTCGTTCCGTTTGTCCCGCAGCCCGATACCGGCGGTGCCCGGGAATTGCGCATGCTGAGCATTGCCGCCGCCCCGGACGGCGTGCTGTGGATCGGCTCCGTGGCCCGTATCTATGCGTTCGACCCCGTGGCGCGGCGGTTTCGCAGTTTCGCGTACGATCCGGAACGCCTGCCAACGCTCGCAAACGGCCCGTTTCTGGCGATGTACTGTGATCGCTCCGGTCTGATATGGGCCGGCAGCTGGCTGGCCGGCATCAACAAGATCGATCCGGCCGGCGTGGGCTTCCGGGTGCGCCGTCACGACCCCTCCGACAGCGGCAGTCTTCCCTATGACCAGGTTGAGGCGGTTTATCGGGATCGCGAAGGCACAGTGTTGGTGTCGACCGGACGTTACGGACGCGACAGCGATGTGGGCGCGTTGTCCCGCGCGGCCACCATCGATGCGCCTTTCCGGGCGGTGGAGGAGCACGCGGGGCGCGCGTTTGGCGTGGTGCGCAGTTTCCACCGGGACGATGACGGTGTTGTCTGGGTTGGTACGTCGCGGGGCGTCTGGTACTTGCGGGACGGCGCGCCCGTCCCCGCCAGGATCGAATCCGGGCCCGTGGCCGACAAGCTGGGCCACGCCAATGTGCGGTCCATGGCATCGCAGGGGGAAGACCTTTGGGTGGGAACGACCAACCATGGTTTGTTTCGTCTGAACAAGCGGACGGGCCAGCTCACGAACTTCGCCAACGATCCCTCGGACACGACGTCCCTCAGCCAGCAGGCGGTGGTCGTGGTTCATGTCGACCCGCGTGGGCGTGTCTGGGCCGGCACCGACGCGCGCGGGCTCAACCTGTTTGACGAAGGTACGCAGACGTTCACGCGTTTCTTCGACCCTCGCCTGGGGCTCGATTCCATCGTGGACATTCACGATGCCGAAGGCGGTGATCTGTGGCTCGGAACCTTCGCCGGCTTGCTGCGCTTCAATGCCAAGAACGGCGTGGTCCAGTCCGTCGGCATCAACAATGGTCTTCCCAATGATCTCGTGGTTTCGATTCTGGAGGACGACGCGGGGCGGCTGTGGCTGGCGACCGGCAAGGGAATCGCGTGCTACATGCCCGGCGTGGGCGTGGTCAAGACCTACGAGGAGCGCGACGGACTGCCGGGTAACGACGCCCAGTTCGCGAGCTTTCGGGCAGGCGATGGCACGTTGCTGTTTGGTGGAGCAGGAGGGCTGACGTCGTTCCGGCCCAGTGACATCCGCGACAGCGGCTTCGTGCCGCCGGTGGTGCTTACCAGCATGACCGTGTCGGACCGGCCGATGGGAATCGGTGGCGCGTCGCCCCTGAGCGCGGCACTGCACATGACGGAGAATATCAGGCTCGATCACAACCAGAACGATCTGTCGATCTCCTTCGCCGCCCTCGACTACGGCCGGCCCGAACGTAATCGCTATCGCTTCCGCCTCGATGACTACGACAACGACTGGCGCACGCCTGGCCCGAGGCGAACGGCCACCTACACCAATCTGACGCCGGGCAACTATGTGTTCCGGGTACAGGGCAGCAACCGGGACGGTGTGTGGAATGAAGCAGGCACATCCCTGCGGATCCGTATCGCCCCGCCCTGGTGGCAGACAAACTGGGCCAACGCGCTCTACTTCCTGCTGGGCGTCGGTGTTCTCTCGGTTGTCTACCGGCAGATCATGCACCGGGCGCGTATGCGGACCGCGCTCGCCGTCGAACGCGCCGAGGCGGAGCATTTTCACGAGCTGGATCGTGTGAAGTCGCGCTTCCTTGCCAATATATCGCACGAGTTCCGCACACCGCTGACCCTCATCGAAACGCCGCTGCAGCGTCTTGCGACCGATCCAGGGTCGGGGGATTCGCGCCTCTTCGAGACGATGGCGCGCAATGCCAGGCGTCTCGGGCAGTTGATCGACCAGTTGCTGGATCTGTCGCGGCTGGAGGCCGGCCGCCTGCCCGTCAAATGGCAACGGGGAGATTACCTGGCGTTTCTCAGGGCACTGGTGATGTCGTTCGATTCCTTCGCGGGCACACGCGGCGTCCGCATGGAGACGAACATCCCTGTGGAGGCAGGTGACGGATGGTTCGATGCGGACATCGTGGAGAAGATCGTCACGAATTTGATGTCCAACGCGTTCAAGTTTACGCCGGAAGGTGGCACTGTTCTGATCGGGGTATCCGTCTCGCCTGAAACCGTCCTGACACGCGTGCCGCGCATGGGCCGCTCCAGTGTGGAGGGTAGCCGTCACGGGAACGCGCGCAGAGTCCAGATCACGGTCAGCAATACCGGGTCCTACATTCCCCCCGCCGAACGAAAACGGATCTTCAACCGTTTTCACGAAGTGTCGCCCTCGGGCGGAACCGGCATCGGGCTGTCGTTGGTGAAGGAACTCGTGGACTGGATGTATGGCGATGTCTCCGTCGACAGCGATCCGCAGTCGGGAACCCGTTTTCAGGTGGTGCTGCCGGTATTCACGGAGGCGCCTGTCGCCGAACTCGCAGAGGCGGAGGGAATGCTGGCCGGGGCAGGAGAGTCGCTCACCTACGAGCCGGCGGATACGGACGGGGCAGAGGGCGGAGAAGAGGAGACGGTCGAGGACGCGCCGATGATTCTCGTCGTCGAGGATCACCTGGACCTGAGGTCATATCTGCGTCACGAACTCTCGCCCGATTTCAGGGTTCTGGAAGCCGAGAACGGACGCGCGGGTTTCGAAAAAGCCGTGGCCGAAATCCCAGACCTCGTGCTGAGCGACGTGATGATGCCGGAAACGGATGGCTTCGAACTGTGCGAGAAACTCAAGGAAGATGAGCGGACCAGCCACATTCCGGTCATCCTTCTCACCGCGCGTGTCGAAGCGGAGAGCCGCAAGAAAGGGCTTCGGACCGGCGCGGATGACTACATCGCCAAGCCCTTCAATGCCGAAGAACTCAAGTTGCGCGCCAACAACCTGATAGAGCAGCGGCGCAAGCTCGCCGAACGTTTTGCGCGCACTGTTGCGATTCTCGCCCCGAACGCCATGCCGGTGACGTCCGCGGACGAGCGCTTCCTTGTGCGGACACGCGAGGTCATCGAGG